The following are encoded together in the Bacillus sp. V2I10 genome:
- a CDS encoding cell wall metabolism sensor histidine kinase WalK has translation MKRLNLSQKVLMLIGICIIFSILFSFFFLHFLYKELYFNSIKESVIYQGERTAAHYHYGSLSDKIIEKIHWYNVVSEYEVIVLDDIDDLSAYFPYEVNYEALITGEDRKILENGDYIVKDGYVKELNREIIGAVFPIMGEKGLIGFIYIYVPLADLQEVFEGSLPILLLVGSLFFMILFLAVNQIRRSLFQPLNEFQEFSREVSKGNYSNRLLNKNHDEIGQLANAFNSMSQSLEEQEARKKEFLANVVHELRTPLTYIGGYSQALKHQMYASPEEADHYLMTIERETNRLNKLITDLIDLDHLQENMYTLNTEPIAIVQLFLDTLALFDIRINEKKLKTELDIHEDLVVTGDPKRLQQVFYNLLDNAIKYSSEESSIKMTLTEENKQLLFRLNNKGNEISEDDLAHIGERFFRTDKARSRMTGGTGLGISIVKEIVRLHEGEFTISSDKSNGTTVIVILPGLL, from the coding sequence TTGAAACGTCTGAACTTAAGCCAGAAAGTGCTGATGCTGATCGGCATCTGCATCATTTTCAGTATCTTATTCTCGTTCTTTTTTCTTCATTTTTTATATAAAGAATTGTACTTTAACAGCATTAAAGAGTCTGTCATTTATCAGGGCGAGCGGACTGCCGCTCACTATCATTACGGTTCACTGAGTGATAAAATTATTGAAAAAATTCACTGGTACAATGTCGTCTCTGAATATGAAGTGATTGTACTGGATGATATTGATGATTTAAGCGCATATTTTCCCTATGAAGTGAACTATGAAGCTCTAATTACAGGTGAAGACCGCAAAATCCTTGAAAATGGAGATTACATTGTAAAGGATGGCTACGTAAAAGAATTGAACCGGGAAATTATAGGCGCCGTCTTCCCGATTATGGGCGAAAAAGGGCTTATAGGTTTCATCTATATATATGTTCCATTAGCAGATCTTCAAGAAGTATTCGAAGGCAGTCTGCCCATTCTGCTGCTTGTCGGCTCTCTCTTTTTTATGATACTCTTTTTAGCCGTTAATCAAATTCGGAGATCTCTTTTTCAGCCGCTGAATGAGTTTCAGGAATTTTCAAGAGAAGTGTCAAAGGGCAATTATTCAAATCGCCTTCTAAACAAAAATCATGATGAAATTGGGCAGCTGGCGAACGCCTTCAATTCCATGAGTCAGTCCCTTGAGGAGCAAGAAGCCAGGAAAAAAGAGTTTCTTGCAAATGTCGTCCATGAGCTTCGAACGCCTCTAACTTATATTGGAGGGTACAGTCAGGCGCTTAAACACCAAATGTATGCCTCACCCGAAGAAGCGGATCACTATTTGATGACAATTGAAAGAGAGACGAATCGCCTGAATAAGCTGATAACCGATTTAATTGACCTTGATCATCTTCAGGAAAACATGTACACGCTGAATACTGAACCTATAGCGATTGTTCAGCTATTTTTAGATACCCTTGCATTATTCGATATCAGAATTAATGAAAAGAAGCTAAAAACAGAACTGGATATTCATGAAGATCTAGTTGTTACAGGAGATCCTAAACGGCTGCAGCAAGTATTCTACAATCTCCTGGATAATGCGATAAAGTATTCTTCGGAGGAAAGCTCTATTAAAATGACCCTTACTGAGGAAAACAAACAGCTATTGTTTCGTCTGAACAATAAGGGAAATGAAATATCAGAAGATGATCTGGCCCATATAGGAGAACGTTTTTTCCGTACGGACAAAGCAAGAAGCCGAATGACAGGCGGAACGGGTCTTGGAATTTCAATTGTTAAAGAAATTGTCAGGCTGCATGAAGGTGAATTTACGATCAGCAGCGACAAATCCAACGGAACAACTGTAATCGTAATACTGCCAGGATTATTATAA
- a CDS encoding ribonuclease J, producing MTVEKNVKIIPLGGMGEIGKNMYLVEYKDEIVIVDSGVKFPDEELRGVDYIIPDYTYLVKNAHKVKGLFITHGHEDHIGGVPFLLKKLNVPVFAGRLAMGFIRSKLEEHNLLRDAELHEITEESTINLETLKVTFFRTTHSIPDSFGVVIHSPIGNIVHTGDFKFDLTPTGPEQDLSRVAKVGQEGVLCLLSDSTNSEVPGFSVSEKKIGQNILDLVRRQSGRIIVALFASNVFRLQQVIKASVACGRKVAYTGRSMERAISIGLELGYIEAPSGTFIDPDEISSYKNNELTILCTGSQGEPFAALSRIAEGKHRHIHIEEGDTIIFSSSPIPGNVLSVNRIINKLMKAGADVIDNKLYDIHTSGHGGQEELKLMLKLLKPKFLVPIHGEYRMQKMHQTLAMECFIPEEDIFILDNGHVLNVSSDKAHQAGKVPARSVYVDGNGIGDVGTSLLGERKQLADSGIISILIFKNGEEFIRKPQIISRGFVYLRESNDFIVEIEALAAAVIREDKIDGDIEKHLNSVISDFIYKRLKRSPIVVVKVIDVKKEK from the coding sequence ATGACAGTAGAGAAAAATGTAAAGATTATTCCGCTTGGCGGAATGGGTGAAATCGGGAAAAATATGTACCTTGTCGAATATAAAGATGAGATTGTGATTGTCGATTCAGGAGTGAAATTCCCTGACGAAGAATTAAGAGGCGTTGATTATATCATCCCTGATTATACATACTTAGTGAAAAATGCCCATAAAGTAAAAGGGCTTTTTATCACTCATGGACATGAGGATCATATTGGCGGCGTGCCTTTCTTATTAAAAAAGCTGAATGTTCCCGTATTTGCAGGAAGACTTGCTATGGGCTTTATCAGAAGCAAGCTTGAGGAGCACAACCTGCTCAGAGATGCAGAACTTCATGAAATAACAGAAGAAAGCACGATTAATCTGGAAACTCTGAAGGTCACCTTCTTCCGGACAACTCACAGTATTCCGGATTCGTTTGGAGTGGTCATCCATTCGCCAATAGGGAACATTGTTCATACAGGTGATTTTAAATTCGACCTGACACCGACAGGACCGGAGCAGGATTTATCAAGGGTTGCCAAGGTTGGGCAAGAAGGTGTCCTTTGTTTGTTATCCGACAGTACTAACAGCGAAGTACCCGGCTTTTCAGTATCTGAAAAAAAGATCGGGCAAAATATTTTAGATTTGGTCAGAAGACAGTCAGGGCGGATTATTGTTGCCTTATTTGCATCTAATGTCTTTCGTCTTCAGCAGGTGATTAAAGCATCTGTTGCATGCGGCAGGAAGGTAGCCTATACAGGAAGAAGCATGGAAAGAGCGATATCAATCGGCCTTGAGCTTGGCTACATTGAAGCGCCAAGCGGAACGTTTATCGATCCGGATGAGATCAGTTCCTATAAAAACAATGAACTTACTATCCTGTGCACAGGCAGCCAGGGGGAACCTTTTGCAGCTCTTTCAAGAATTGCAGAGGGAAAACATCGTCATATCCATATTGAAGAAGGCGATACGATCATCTTTTCATCTTCCCCGATTCCGGGAAATGTCTTGAGTGTAAACAGAATTATAAACAAACTGATGAAAGCCGGAGCAGATGTTATTGATAATAAGCTCTATGACATTCATACGTCAGGACATGGCGGTCAAGAGGAGCTGAAGCTTATGCTGAAGCTGCTGAAACCAAAATTTCTGGTGCCGATTCACGGTGAATACCGCATGCAGAAAATGCATCAGACTCTTGCAATGGAATGCTTTATTCCAGAAGAAGACATCTTTATTTTAGACAACGGACATGTATTGAATGTTTCCAGTGATAAGGCGCATCAGGCGGGAAAAGTGCCGGCCCGCTCTGTCTATGTAGATGGAAACGGCATTGGCGATGTCGGAACATCCTTGCTTGGCGAGCGCAAGCAGCTTGCAGACAGCGGAATCATTTCCATTCTGATCTTTAAAAATGGGGAAGAATTCATCCGTAAACCGCAGATTATTTCAAGGGGTTTTGTTTACCTGAGAGAATCCAATGACTTTATTGTCGAAATAGAAGCATTGGCTGCTGCTGTCATCAGGGAAGACAAAATCGACGGGGATATCGAAAAACATTTAAATTCAGTGATTTCCGATTTTATTTATAAAAGACTTAAGAGATCACCCATTGTTGTTGTTAAAGTAATTGATGTGAAAAAAGAGAAGTAA
- the arsD gene encoding arsenite efflux transporter metallochaperone ArsD, which produces MKKVEIFDPAMCCSTGVCGPSVDPELTRVASAVYSLSQKGYVIKRYNLANDPCEFANNNLINQKLHEKGPDVLPITLLDGEVVKEGSYPSTEEFAEWFHVNQDELNQKPKARLSINLNQL; this is translated from the coding sequence ATAAAAAAAGTAGAGATTTTTGATCCGGCTATGTGCTGTTCAACCGGAGTTTGCGGTCCAAGTGTGGATCCTGAATTAACTCGCGTTGCATCAGCGGTTTATTCGTTAAGTCAAAAGGGATATGTAATCAAGAGATACAACCTTGCTAACGATCCTTGTGAATTCGCCAACAACAATCTCATCAATCAAAAGCTTCATGAAAAAGGACCTGACGTTCTGCCAATTACTCTTCTTGATGGTGAAGTCGTAAAAGAGGGATCTTACCCTTCAACAGAAGAATTTGCGGAGTGGTTCCATGTCAATCAGGATGAGTTAAACCAAAAACCTAAAGCTAGACTGTCCATCAATCTCAATCAATTGTAA
- a CDS encoding iron-sulfur cluster assembly accessory protein codes for MKITENAKQLLETIFKERNAEGIRVYSLGSGCCGPQIGLSLDAPLEADIVQEVNGIKVALDPQISSSVEGVTLDKENTPDGAGFVLIGGSECC; via the coding sequence TTGAAGATAACAGAGAATGCGAAACAATTATTAGAAACCATTTTTAAAGAACGAAATGCTGAAGGAATAAGAGTCTATTCATTAGGATCAGGGTGCTGCGGTCCACAAATCGGTTTATCGCTGGATGCGCCTCTTGAAGCGGACATCGTTCAAGAAGTAAATGGCATCAAGGTTGCTTTAGATCCTCAAATTTCCTCTTCAGTTGAAGGTGTAACCCTGGACAAAGAGAACACACCTGATGGAGCGGGTTTCGTTTTGATTGGCGGCAGCGAGTGCTGTTAA
- a CDS encoding GNAT family N-acetyltransferase: MDYQIEKLTESDWDQVRAIYLEGIATGNATFETEAPSWESWDKSHSKTCRLAVKSGNQVLGWAALSPVSGRCVYAGVADVSIYIGQSFKGEGIGTALLRSMIELSEKEGFWTLQAGIFPENTSSIKLHNKAGFREVGIRERLGKMNGVWRDVVLLERRNGIL; encoded by the coding sequence TTGGACTACCAGATAGAAAAATTGACAGAAAGCGATTGGGATCAGGTTAGAGCTATTTATCTTGAAGGCATTGCAACTGGCAACGCTACATTCGAAACGGAAGCTCCTTCTTGGGAGAGCTGGGACAAAAGTCATTCAAAAACGTGCCGGCTTGCAGTCAAAAGCGGAAACCAAGTTCTCGGGTGGGCGGCATTAAGCCCTGTCTCAGGAAGATGTGTATACGCAGGTGTGGCTGACGTAAGCATTTATATTGGCCAATCATTTAAGGGTGAGGGAATTGGAACGGCATTGCTGCGTTCCATGATAGAATTAAGCGAAAAAGAAGGATTTTGGACACTTCAGGCAGGAATTTTTCCTGAAAACACTTCGAGCATAAAATTACATAATAAGGCTGGTTTCAGAGAAGTTGGGATTAGAGAACGCTTAGGCAAAATGAATGGAGTTTGGAGAGACGTCGTCCTATTAGAAAGACGAAATGGGATTCTTTAA
- a CDS encoding winged helix-turn-helix domain-containing protein, whose translation MDTHIKTLRLKLKDHAYLIQTAWGVGYKFEVS comes from the coding sequence GTGGATACACATATCAAAACACTGAGATTAAAATTGAAGGATCACGCATACCTCATTCAAACAGCATGGGGTGTAGGCTATAAATTTGAGGTGTCATGA
- a CDS encoding M42 family metallopeptidase: MEKDLQLLKQLTETEGPSGFEARIHKVLEENISQITPEIQKDHLGSIVGVTGKKGPKILIAGHMDEVGLMVKTITNDGFLRFQTLGGWWGHVMLAQRVKVLTKKGDLTGVIGSKAPHVLSIEERKNVLKPENMFIDIGASSKEEAESFGVQVGDPIATVCPFEVLPNPKFLLARNWDNRAGCYVALKTLEKVAADKKASNILYAGATVQEEVGLRGAQTLVNKVNPDLSFALDVGVAGDTPGMKEKEGHTVLGKGPLLGFYDASMIPHPKLRDFVVGVAKELSIPYQVDIMPGGGTDGGKFHLGYQGVPTLVVSVPARYIHSHVSIVHKDDLDHAVELLYEVIKRLDEKTVKQITEMNGKIH; the protein is encoded by the coding sequence GTGGAAAAAGACTTACAGCTGTTGAAACAATTAACCGAAACCGAAGGACCTTCAGGTTTTGAAGCACGGATTCATAAGGTGCTAGAAGAAAACATAAGTCAAATAACACCTGAGATACAAAAAGATCATCTTGGAAGTATTGTTGGAGTTACGGGAAAAAAAGGCCCGAAAATCTTAATCGCCGGTCATATGGATGAAGTCGGCCTTATGGTAAAAACCATTACAAATGACGGGTTTTTAAGGTTTCAGACATTAGGCGGATGGTGGGGTCATGTCATGCTTGCGCAGCGCGTAAAAGTGCTGACGAAAAAAGGAGATTTGACAGGTGTCATCGGTTCTAAGGCACCTCATGTTCTATCCATAGAGGAACGCAAAAATGTGCTGAAGCCCGAAAATATGTTTATTGATATTGGTGCATCAAGTAAAGAAGAAGCAGAGAGTTTTGGTGTTCAAGTCGGCGATCCGATCGCGACTGTATGCCCATTCGAAGTGCTTCCAAACCCTAAGTTTCTGCTTGCGCGGAATTGGGATAACCGTGCGGGCTGCTACGTAGCCCTGAAAACATTAGAGAAAGTCGCTGCAGATAAAAAGGCATCAAATATTTTATATGCAGGTGCCACTGTACAAGAAGAAGTGGGCTTAAGAGGAGCTCAGACTTTAGTCAATAAAGTCAATCCTGATCTATCGTTTGCACTTGATGTTGGAGTAGCGGGCGATACACCCGGAATGAAAGAAAAAGAAGGACATACGGTATTAGGAAAAGGGCCATTGCTCGGCTTTTACGATGCAAGCATGATCCCTCATCCAAAGCTCCGTGATTTTGTCGTCGGTGTGGCAAAAGAACTCTCAATCCCGTACCAAGTAGACATCATGCCTGGCGGAGGAACCGATGGAGGGAAATTCCACCTTGGTTATCAGGGGGTTCCTACACTGGTCGTCAGCGTTCCGGCAAGATATATTCACAGCCATGTTTCCATCGTTCACAAAGACGATCTGGATCATGCAGTTGAACTTCTTTATGAAGTCATCAAACGACTGGATGAAAAAACTGTAAAGCAAATAACAGAGATGAATGGGAAAATCCATTGA
- a CDS encoding lmo0937 family membrane protein produces MLWTIIGLLLLFWVLGLVFNVVGGIIHVLLVLAVIVFLYNFFIKRGKTKV; encoded by the coding sequence ATGTTATGGACGATAATTGGGCTTTTACTTTTATTCTGGGTGCTCGGTCTTGTATTTAATGTAGTAGGCGGAATCATTCACGTTCTACTTGTTCTTGCAGTGATTGTATTTCTTTATAACTTTTTTATAAAAAGAGGCAAAACGAAGGTTTAA
- the crcB gene encoding fluoride efflux transporter CrcB has protein sequence MNYLLIGAGGIIGSLLRYSLSGLTHPWLSNGFPLGTLLANLIGCFILGWFTTSIVRLKLFHPHILAGLGTGLVGSFTTFSTFSVETVLLLRSGSILMAFFYVLLSFAGGLFVTWYGYTLGRRMFKKRGEAAS, from the coding sequence ATGAATTATTTATTGATCGGTGCCGGTGGAATAATTGGCAGTTTGCTGAGGTATTCTTTAAGCGGGCTTACCCACCCTTGGCTCAGCAATGGTTTTCCCTTGGGAACCCTTCTTGCGAATTTAATTGGCTGCTTTATTCTCGGATGGTTTACAACTAGTATTGTGAGGCTGAAGCTCTTTCATCCTCATATTTTAGCAGGGCTCGGAACAGGTCTTGTCGGCTCATTCACAACCTTTTCCACCTTTAGCGTTGAAACGGTTCTGCTGCTTCGGAGCGGTTCAATCCTCATGGCGTTTTTCTATGTGCTGCTCAGTTTTGCAGGAGGGCTTTTCGTAACGTGGTACGGTTACACCCTGGGACGCCGCATGTTCAAGAAAAGGGGCGAAGCTGCATCATGA
- a CDS encoding MFS transporter produces MKKEETLSRNSFSNFLPNQLKRQVSVLTISEKIIRPLGKNTRWAISSLLSSFIILNYFDRVAVAAAAPELQKAFSLSAFEMGLVFTIYNYAYTLMQLPIGGMLDKWGVGWVTRIGMILWTLLTISIVFVQGTLLLYILRFFTGITSASAFPAAAKATANWFPFHERGLANALFDSSAKLSNVIGGPLVAILITLYDWRMAFLTIGVINVIFTIIFWKYYDEPRSHKSISQEEINYIQKYGDLADIPSYKVLHVLKTFFKNRKVWGLMIGFTGYGYTFNLLLLWLPTFFREQFKLDLLSSSLYTAIPWLIAALSGIIAGGWLVDFFIGKGYAPNKVYKGIIIIGMTVGLTFLGSIFTKDPILSMLFISIGLAGISATAPVGWTIAAKLSPPGTTAILSSMVNFSNNLFGGIIAAFLTGYIVDKTGSFNLAFVLAAGVLVLGLLFYTVVLGKIEQIPIEKQ; encoded by the coding sequence ATGAAAAAAGAGGAAACCTTAAGCAGGAATTCCTTTTCTAACTTCCTTCCCAATCAGCTAAAAAGGCAGGTGTCTGTTTTGACTATTTCCGAAAAAATAATCCGTCCTCTCGGTAAGAACACGAGATGGGCCATTTCCTCCCTGCTTAGCAGTTTTATTATATTAAATTATTTTGACCGAGTCGCAGTAGCTGCAGCAGCACCTGAACTTCAGAAGGCTTTTTCTCTCAGTGCATTTGAAATGGGACTTGTTTTCACTATTTATAACTATGCTTACACCCTTATGCAGCTTCCAATTGGCGGAATGCTCGATAAATGGGGAGTCGGATGGGTGACGAGAATCGGCATGATCCTATGGACACTTTTAACCATCAGTATTGTATTCGTTCAAGGAACACTTCTTCTTTATATTCTCCGCTTTTTCACTGGAATTACGAGCGCATCCGCTTTTCCTGCAGCAGCAAAAGCAACAGCCAACTGGTTCCCTTTTCATGAACGAGGGCTTGCAAACGCTCTTTTTGATTCTTCAGCAAAACTGTCCAATGTAATCGGAGGACCGCTTGTTGCAATTTTGATTACTCTTTACGATTGGAGAATGGCCTTTTTAACGATTGGAGTCATTAATGTCATCTTTACGATCATCTTCTGGAAATATTATGATGAACCGCGTTCACATAAGAGCATCTCACAAGAAGAAATCAATTACATTCAAAAGTATGGGGACCTTGCAGATATACCATCCTACAAAGTTCTTCATGTTTTAAAAACCTTTTTTAAAAATAGGAAAGTATGGGGGCTCATGATTGGCTTTACTGGATATGGCTATACCTTTAATTTGCTGCTGCTCTGGCTTCCGACTTTTTTCAGGGAGCAGTTTAAACTTGATTTACTTTCCTCCTCGCTTTATACGGCCATTCCATGGCTGATTGCCGCTCTTTCAGGAATTATTGCGGGAGGATGGCTCGTCGATTTTTTCATTGGAAAAGGCTATGCTCCCAACAAAGTTTATAAGGGAATCATCATCATTGGAATGACAGTCGGCCTTACGTTTCTGGGCTCTATTTTCACGAAGGATCCAATCCTGTCTATGCTTTTTATTTCTATTGGACTGGCTGGTATTTCCGCTACTGCCCCCGTTGGATGGACGATTGCGGCTAAGCTTTCACCACCTGGCACTACGGCTATCCTCAGCTCGATGGTTAACTTTTCGAACAACTTATTCGGGGGAATCATCGCCGCTTTTCTAACGGGATACATAGTCGATAAGACAGGATCATTTAACTTGGCATTTGTTCTCGCAGCAGGCGTTTTGGTTCTTGGTTTGCTCTTTTATACTGTGGTTTTAGGCAAAATTGAACAAATTCCGATTGAAAAACAATAA
- the crcB gene encoding fluoride efflux transporter CrcB: MMNLLLIAAGGCLGAIARFIISSRMNIKSQTGFPIGTLTVNLAGSFLLGWMTGKGVSENFYSMFGIGFMGAFTTFSTFKLENIQLREKKNKSVLIKYLLFSYAGGLLLAFIGLLFGMNEL; this comes from the coding sequence ATCATGAACTTATTATTAATTGCTGCAGGGGGATGTTTAGGGGCCATTGCCCGTTTTATCATCAGCTCACGGATGAATATAAAAAGTCAGACTGGATTTCCGATCGGCACACTCACAGTCAATTTAGCCGGCTCATTCTTGCTCGGGTGGATGACTGGAAAAGGGGTTTCTGAAAACTTTTACTCAATGTTTGGCATTGGATTTATGGGAGCTTTTACAACGTTTTCCACATTCAAACTGGAGAATATCCAGCTGAGAGAAAAGAAAAACAAATCTGTTCTAATTAAATATCTCCTCTTCTCATATGCTGGCGGGCTATTACTGGCATTTATAGGATTATTGTTCGGAATGAATGAACTTTAA
- a CDS encoding response regulator transcription factor translates to MNTITVMIIDDEEAMRALIKTFLVIEGYSVIEASNGMEALEMINHEAPDLIVADVTMPYMDGFSFAAELKKNHHIPLIFLSAKGEEWDKIQGLKLGGDDYMLKPFHQGELLPRIESVLRRVRQSSVLSNRLTVGPLVS, encoded by the coding sequence GTGAATACAATAACGGTTATGATCATTGATGATGAAGAAGCAATGAGAGCACTGATAAAAACATTTCTAGTCATTGAGGGCTATTCAGTCATTGAAGCTTCTAATGGCATGGAAGCTCTTGAAATGATAAATCATGAAGCGCCGGATCTTATTGTCGCGGACGTTACGATGCCATATATGGATGGATTTTCATTTGCAGCTGAATTGAAAAAGAACCATCACATTCCCCTCATTTTTCTTTCTGCGAAAGGGGAAGAATGGGATAAAATACAGGGCCTTAAGCTTGGCGGGGATGATTATATGCTAAAGCCGTTTCACCAAGGAGAGCTTCTGCCAAGGATTGAATCTGTTTTAAGAAGAGTGAGGCAGAGCAGTGTTTTGAGTAATCGTCTAACAGTTGGTCCGCTTGTTTCTTGA
- a CDS encoding dual specificity protein phosphatase family protein, which yields MTTKNYHELIKDRIYIGGADDAQDMMANEKADIVFDLRAEAPENSSNYNRVHSPIVDDADQQDESVKKSIDHVVKAYNEGKKVYFHCAGGSNRTGTVAIGTLLALDKANTIEEAENLAKTARPKINVKPEMKETLKRLYPEA from the coding sequence ATGACGACGAAAAATTATCACGAATTAATCAAGGATCGCATTTATATTGGCGGTGCAGACGATGCACAAGATATGATGGCAAATGAAAAAGCAGACATCGTATTTGATTTAAGAGCAGAAGCACCTGAAAACAGCTCAAATTATAATCGGGTTCATAGCCCTATCGTAGACGATGCGGATCAGCAAGATGAATCTGTTAAGAAATCCATTGATCATGTTGTAAAAGCCTACAATGAAGGGAAAAAGGTTTATTTTCATTGTGCAGGAGGCAGCAACCGTACAGGTACAGTAGCAATCGGCACGCTTTTAGCTCTTGATAAAGCAAACACAATCGAAGAAGCTGAAAACTTGGCAAAAACAGCACGTCCAAAAATCAATGTAAAGCCTGAAATGAAAGAAACGTTAAAAAGATTATATCCAGAAGCTTAA
- the arsA gene encoding arsenical pump-driving ATPase — protein MYQPFNPKNGIKTPYLFFTGKGGVGKTSTACATAVALADLGKKVLLVSTDPASNLQDVLELELTNQIVPVPSVERLYACNLDPEEAASVYREKVVGPYRGMLPDTVIATMEEQLSGACTVEIAAFDEFTRLLGDASVVDAYDHIIFDTAPTGHTLRLLQLPTAWSGFLEESTHGASCLGPLSGLGDKKDLYSKTVEALSNSDQTTLVLVSRPDASSLYEANRASLELKEIGINNQVLLVNGLLQTHLSEDEVSAAFYQRQRHALEEMPEALKQVITYSLPYVSYSLTGIQNLRYLFKQYTLPVAEIKDQTEGSISLPGLHQVVESFSNGGTRVIFTMGKGGVGKTTAASAIAVGLAEKGHNVHLTTTDPAAHLEYMFEQSIRNNNLSISSINPVEETEKYKREVLINAGKELDEEGLAYLQEDLNSPCTEEIAVFRAFADVVERSEGEIVVIDTAPTGHTLLLLDSAEAYHKEMTRTTGDVPESVKKLLPRLRNPDETGVVIVTLAEATPVLEAGRLQDDLNRAKIHPKWWVINQSLYATDTKDPVLNGRATSEKAWIRKVTSSHSVQTAIIPWMKEEKLGYEKLLDYLTVN, from the coding sequence ATGTACCAGCCTTTTAATCCGAAAAATGGAATTAAAACTCCTTACTTATTTTTCACTGGGAAAGGCGGAGTCGGCAAGACATCCACAGCTTGTGCGACAGCAGTTGCCCTGGCAGATCTGGGGAAAAAGGTTTTATTAGTCAGTACAGATCCTGCTTCCAATCTTCAGGATGTCCTTGAACTGGAACTGACCAATCAAATCGTACCAGTCCCTTCAGTTGAACGTTTGTATGCATGTAATCTTGATCCTGAAGAAGCTGCAAGTGTTTATCGTGAAAAAGTAGTTGGTCCCTATCGGGGGATGCTTCCGGATACCGTTATAGCTACCATGGAGGAACAATTATCAGGAGCCTGCACTGTTGAAATTGCTGCATTTGATGAGTTTACAAGATTGCTTGGTGACGCGTCAGTTGTAGATGCTTATGATCACATCATTTTTGATACCGCACCGACAGGACATACTCTTAGATTATTGCAGCTCCCAACCGCCTGGAGCGGATTTTTAGAGGAAAGCACTCATGGAGCATCATGTTTGGGACCTTTATCCGGTCTGGGAGATAAAAAAGATTTGTACTCCAAAACAGTTGAAGCCTTATCGAATTCGGATCAAACGACACTGGTACTGGTTTCCCGGCCAGATGCATCCTCGCTATATGAAGCAAATCGCGCGTCACTTGAGCTAAAAGAAATTGGAATCAACAATCAAGTTCTTCTTGTGAATGGCCTGCTGCAAACACATTTATCCGAAGATGAAGTTTCAGCCGCTTTTTATCAGCGCCAGCGCCATGCATTAGAAGAAATGCCAGAAGCGCTGAAACAAGTGATTACTTATTCACTTCCCTATGTTTCTTATTCGCTTACAGGCATTCAAAACCTAAGATACTTATTTAAACAATACACATTGCCAGTTGCAGAGATAAAAGACCAAACAGAAGGTTCCATATCCTTACCGGGCTTGCACCAAGTGGTTGAAAGCTTTTCAAACGGCGGGACACGGGTTATTTTTACAATGGGTAAAGGCGGAGTCGGCAAAACAACAGCTGCATCGGCCATAGCTGTTGGTTTAGCGGAAAAGGGCCATAACGTTCATTTAACTACAACCGATCCGGCAGCACATTTAGAGTACATGTTTGAGCAAAGCATCAGGAATAACAATCTCTCTATCAGCAGTATAAATCCTGTTGAAGAAACCGAAAAATACAAACGTGAAGTTCTTATAAATGCGGGGAAAGAATTGGATGAAGAAGGACTTGCATACTTGCAGGAGGATTTAAACTCGCCTTGTACGGAAGAAATTGCAGTATTTAGAGCATTTGCAGATGTGGTGGAACGTTCTGAAGGTGAAATTGTAGTGATTGATACAGCTCCGACAGGACATACTTTGTTATTGCTCGATTCAGCCGAAGCTTATCATAAAGAAATGACCCGTACGACAGGTGATGTTCCAGAGAGCGTTAAAAAACTGCTTCCCCGTCTCAGAAATCCTGATGAGACTGGAGTTGTCATTGTCACACTTGCAGAAGCAACACCGGTTCTTGAAGCAGGCAGATTGCAGGACGACTTAAACCGGGCAAAGATTCATCCGAAATGGTGGGTCATTAACCAGAGTTTATATGCAACGGATACTAAAGACCCCGTATTAAATGGAAGAGCGACTTCAGAAAAGGCTTGGATTAGGAAAGTAACATCCAGCCATTCTGTTCAAACTGCTATTATCCCTTGGATGAAGGAAGAAAAACTGGGTTATGAAAAATTGCTGGATTATTTAACAGTCAACTGA